In Meleagris gallopavo isolate NT-WF06-2002-E0010 breed Aviagen turkey brand Nicholas breeding stock chromosome 3, Turkey_5.1, whole genome shotgun sequence, one DNA window encodes the following:
- the SIRT5 gene encoding NAD-dependent protein deacylase sirtuin-5, mitochondrial, which translates to MSLALRAARRLLAQVHGAPKPALKRLNFCWEMARPSSNMADFREVFAKAKHIAIITGAGVSAESGVPTFRGAGGFWRKWQAQELATPGAFARNPSRVWEFYHYRREVMLSKHPNAAHIAIAECEKRLRKQGRSVVVITQNIDELHRKAGTKHLLEIHGSLFKTRCTNCGNVTANYKSPICPALAGKGAPDPETEDATIPVEELPQCEEDGCHGLLRPHVVWFGEALDPDVLTEVEKELELCDLCLVVGTSSVVYPAAMFAPQVSSRGVPVAEFNMEATPATDRFRFHFQGPCGTTLPPALARHESEIIA; encoded by the exons ATGAGTCTCGCTCTGCGTGCCGCCCGGAGGCTGCTCGCGCAGGTGCACGGTGCTCCCAAACCTGCTTTGAAGAGACTCAACTTCTGCTGGGAAATGGCTCGGCCGAGTTCGA ACATGGCTGATTTCCGAGAAGTGTTTGCCAAAGCAAAGCATATCGCCATCATTACTGGAGCTGGTGTGAGCGCCGAGAGCGGCGTTCCTACCTTCAGAGGGGCTGGAGGTTTTTGGAGAAAGTGGCAAGCACAG GAGTTGGCCACTCCCGGGGCGTTTGCACGCAACCCTTCTCGCGTGTGGGAATTCTATCATTACCGCCGCGAGGTGATGCTGAGTAAACATCCCAATGCTGCACATATTGCCATTGCTGAGTGTGAAAAGCGACTGAGAAAACAAGGCAGGAGCGTGGTGGTCATCACCCAGAATATCGATGAACTGCACAGGAAGGCAGGCACAAAACACCTCCTGGAAATTCATG gaAGCTTATTTAAAACTCGATGCACCAACTGTGGAAATGTGACTGCGAATTACAAGAGTCCAATCTGCCCGGCGTTGGCTGGGAAAGG GGCTCCAGATCCAGAAACAGAAGATGCCACAATTCCAGTTGAAGAACTTCCTCA GTGCGAGGAAGATGGCTGTCATGGTCTTCTTCGTCCCCACGTTGTATGGTTTGGTGAAGCCCTGGATCCAGACGTTCTCacagaggtggagaaggaacTCGAACTATGCGACCTCTGCTTGGTG GTGGGAACCTCCTCCGTGGTGTACCCTGCCGCCATGTTCGCCCCCCAGGTGTCCTCCAGAGGAGTGCCGGTGGCGGAATTTAACATGGAAGCCACTCCTGCAACAGACAGGTTCAG GTTCCACTTCCAGGGCCCCTGCGGGACCACGCTGCCGCCTGCGCTGGCCCGGCACGAGTCCGAGATCATCGCCTGA
- the NOL7 gene encoding nucleolar protein 7 has product RRRRQELFTEQKRRKLLPEALLQELAAAPLARAEEPSPAPAPDKRPERGSAKQRKDRIPGQVKKDKAGGTRSKGNYIAVHLKDGNLTGLHQQTAKDFIRDQLYGPGTNRTSANEFFSTANKKDPIKKAAVQFVDKSWGLEKKQRAAKFTKSWVARKMTSTL; this is encoded by the exons CGGCGGCGGCGGCAGGAGTTGTTCACGGAGCAGAAG AGAAGGAAGCTGCTGCCCGAggccctgctgcaggagctggccGCCGCGCCGCTTGCACG AGCAGAAGAGCCGAGCCCCGCACCTGCACCAG ATAAACGTCCTGAAAGGGGTTctgcaaaacagaggaaagACCGCATCCCAGGACAGGTCAAGAAAGACAAAGCAGGAGGCACCAG GTCAAAAGGAAACTATATTGCTGTGCACTTGAAAGATGGGAACTTAACAGGCCTCCACCAACAAACAGCAAAAGACTTCATACGCGATCAGCTCTATGGCCCAGGCACCAACCGAACGAGCG CAAATGAATTCTTTTCCACTGCGAACAAGAAAGACCCAATTAAAAAAGCTGCAGTTCAGTTTGTGGACAAATCTTGGG gactggaaaaaaagcaaagagcagcaaagtTCACAAAATCCTGGGTCGCAAGAAAGATGACAAGTACACTTTGA